DNA from Malus sylvestris chromosome 11, drMalSylv7.2, whole genome shotgun sequence:
TTCTAAACAGGAGAATCTATCATGATTTATGAAGTCTAAAAGAAAGTAAATCCAAGGACATTCACCTCGTTACGTGCCTCTATGCCTTCAGGGTTGTCAGGTCGGAAAAAATCAGCAGTCTGCATGAATAAAATATGGTGAGATTTTGCAGGGCACCCAAGAACTATtcgattaataatttaaaaactgTTTAAATTTATATCTCCACCCACATCTTCACTATTGTGGAACCATGTCTAATTTCTTTTGACACAGGAATACCACATGACATGTTTGCAAAAGTTTAAACAAAGATTCTAGTGATGAAAAAGTAAGGCAGCAAGACAAATAGATTGCATTTTGTAGGATGACTCATCAGTCAACAGATAACAAGTTAACCATTAATGACTTCTAAAATCTCTGCCAATTAATCAACCAAATCAAACTTTCAACAACCTATAGTTTTACCTGATTAGCTCCATGCTTAAGACGGCGGTACTGCaacaaaaaagacaaaaaaggcATGTTGGTGTCCATCTTCATATATTTTCAACAATGAATACAACAAACAATTGTCAGTCATAAAAAAGTAGTAACCTTTCCAACATTGAAGTGCTTGGTATCATGACCCAACCAGCGGAGATACCTTGTAAGCTTAGCTGCTGTAAAAGTTTTTCCACGAGCAGGCAAACCAACCTGAAGTACGTAAAACTTGTTAGAACTGTTTGCTCTAGTGCTCATGAACAAATTTTGAATCAACCAAAATGAAACCTTCTATGTTTCAGCTTTTAGGCTACTAAGTAATACGTTCAATTTTATAATTACCAAGAAGTAAACTAAGAGACAACACTAAGAAGATGATTATATTTATCAAGTTCTAAGCTGTGCGGCCAATCACTCATGCAGGGCAATACCAGGACAATTGCCAAATGCCTATCTTCCTTTGGTCCAAGCATTTGATCAGCTACGGCTGCAGCTGCAACGGCTCCAGCAGCTTCTGGAATTGAATTCTAATATAAAACATTGAAAGATAGAGTTTCAGAACAACAAACACTGCAGATAGAAGATGAGTTAACTTTTGATAATCTTCGAGGCAAGATGCTAATCCATACAGACCTTTTTTTCTCCATCAAATCTGGACTCAGAGAAAGTACTAGTACTAGAAGATTTAACTAGCCTAGGAGATCCAACACCCCTATCCACAAAGAGACCCCTGTGATCTTGCTTTTGAAAAGGTGAAAACGTTCCCACTGACTTTGATTCAACCATCCCAGAGGAAGAAGACAGATTGGATGAATCTGGGATAACAACCTCCATCTCCTGCATAAACTTTGAATTAGAGGTATGCTTACGGTACAATGTATTAAAATTCTCCAGAGTCAAATATTGTCCCAGAACCAAAATATGATTAGAGCCTCTTATTGTAAAAGTTGCTCTGCTCAAAATTGCAATAAAACAATGAGAAGGTAAGAATAGATAGATGTTAGATagtggtgagagagagagagagagagagagagagagagtataatttagaaataaataaaactaaaaaaaaaggcacACAGGTAATGTGATAAACCTTTGTAGTTGCATGTCGATCAGCTGAAACACCACCATCCTTGAAGGTATGTGAAGCACTGGTAGAGCCATCTGCCACTCCAGAAAGATTTAATGACCTTGGAGTCTCGGTCATGTTAGCTGCGTAAACATGACCTGAATTGGCAGAAGTTGAAGGAGCTGGAACGACATAATATTCAAGGTCGAGCTCCAAACTAGCTGAAGAGCAATTCTGCATATACAACAACCACACTTTGAGCCAACCAACGAAAATGGTCAAGAGCTTCTTGAACAGGTATGGAAACAATCTAATAACCTCACTTTGGCCAACCAGGACCGCAATTACAACCGATAAAATGTCAATATAATGAATGAGCAATAAGAGAGATGCAAAGCTTCTGACTTGGAACGCACCTCCTCACCTATCTCTGGCACTGTACCTAAACTGACATCAGGAATTCCACGAACAGCAGAAGGCCTAAGGTTATCCTGATAAGCCCTCCAACTGGCTGCAAGATCAAACGGCGATACCCTATCTGCCTTAATGAACACCCGGTACTCAAGAACCTCATCACTGCTAAGCCTAAATATAGCCAGCCTTTGATCCCCTTGCAAGGCCCCTCCAATGAGTTGGCGGTTCGGACCCTCCTCCACAACACAAGGTGCAGGCGCATTGTTCTTTGGCTTCAAAAGGAACTTGAAGTCCAAAGTTTCTAGTTCGAATACAACAAAACCAATCATATCAGAAATCGAAAGCCAATATCTTTCCACTCCACAATGGAAACAGAGTTAAACTAAGCAAATACTATTACAGCAATTCAAGGCTCAGAATTACAAGTCGAAAATCGAAAGCGGAATCATAAATTACCATGATTCGAAGGAACAACAAAGCTCAATTCCCACATGGAAGTCGATTCCCGCTCCATTGAAAGCTAACAATCATTCAATACAAACAATTGCATCAATCAGCAATCAGAAAACAAAAACGGGATTAACTAATAGATAGTCAGCGAACTAATTGGATTGAATTCGTAGAAAGATTACAGCTTTGGAAGCATCCCAAGAGCCAACGAGCGGGACGGAGCCGAAGACGTGAGGGAGGAGCTCGCCTTTCTTGAGCTTGTAATTGTTCTCCATCTTCAGCGACACGTAGAGCTGCCCACCTCCCTGGTCCAAATATTCCTCCTCCTCCGGCTCATGGCCGCCGTGCGAGCCGTCGTCCGTCCTCTTGGACGCACCAGtccccattctctctctcctctctccctgCTCAGAATGGCGGTGAGTGCGCTTTGTGGTGCGAGTTTTTGGGATTGGATAGAACGGGAGTGGAGAGTTAGAGATGGAAAATGAGTGGGATTGGAAAAAATTTGGATTGGATTGAATTTATATGCTGCCGGCCTCGGGTTGGATTGGATTAGCTTTCTAGTTTGATGATGGGGTCACCGCCACGGCTGAGGCCTTCGCCGGTACGTTAGAAGGAGTAGTTgtaaaatcaaatcatatcaaattacactGGAAAATTTGACTGTGAAATTAATATATtgaatatatattattaatacTCTCTATCCTTGTTGTATTAAGATACATTCGCTTCTTGTGCGTGACACGTGTTTTGGTACTGGACTAACATGTGTCGTGGTGTTTTAGATTAGAATCGATCATATTAGTGATTCGAATTAACGATCTAACAATGTAAATATCTCAATCGACTATTTACgaaattttttcttcttctgaaaACTAGAAGATGATTGAAGTTTGAATCTCCTCTTGTTATTGATTAGAACAATATAGATCTTATGCATTGTCAAACGCTTTGATTATGTTAGGCCaactacttttttttatttatcaatgattgatttatttatttttaaaacttatttattttttaaaatgacGATATAAAGTCaacaaaacttttcattttGGAAAAGTTGAAAAGGAAACGACTTATTTATCTCTAATTTCCATAATTATTAGTCTAGTAGATTTTTTGGAGTTGTTGAAAGAAGTTTGGTGTTCGAATTCTCGTTCTTGCTTCTATATCaaatttcataacaaatatccTCCAAAAAATTTTGATGAACGGCAGATTAATTAGCAACATAACTTTGGATATATGCTTGGGACCAATAGAATATTCAGGTAAATTATAgtcttttttttggtaaaaaagcaATTATATTCCAAGGAATTAGTATTTTGATTTCTCTAAGAAGCATATTTTTATCTCATGTCGCGAATAGTAATGCGCGCTTTTGGGGCCATTAGGATAACAATGAGGTGCTTTTAATAATAAATATACAAGTAAATTCTGAAAAAGTACTTAGTaaaacattttaaatatttttgaaattcaaaaataatttctttaaaAGAGTTTACCGTCATTTAAAAGCACATCGGTCTATttagaaatatttttaaaataactaaaactgCTTTAAATTATCGAAACCATTTGTATGACATAAAATGTTAGAAATGCTTCTAGGTTCAAACAAAAAACTTGAAGTACTtccttttattaaaattttaatatactTTTAATAGAAGTCCTTTTACTTAAAAGTAATTCTAAGCAGAAGTACGTGTAAAAGAAGTTGTTCCAAACGAACTCTAAAATTTCAATTTCCTCTGATGTATACAGTGACAATAATAACGGGCCACGGCCCAAACAACAACATAGGACTAGTTATTTAGAGGATGGCCCACTAATGCCCTTTAATTCTTACCGGGCTCGAGCCCATGTCCCTCGGATTACATCCAACGGCCCAAAACACAGCTAGGGTTTTGCGTATAAACGCTAACCTCCCCCTCACTGCCTCACTCCAACAACAACACAACACCCATTTCTCACCCGCCGGTTCTCATCGGAGGAGGACCTCCAACAAAGACCGCAAGGGTTTCAGTCTCGCTTTGACGCCATGAGAGCTAAGGTAACAACCATAACCGGTTCACATTTCTGCATCCAAATTTTTTAGCTTTTCCTGAAAGTGCTTATGATAAGTTATAAGCTTTGCCAAACAAGGCCTTAGTCTCCAATCTTGATAGATCAATCTCATGTAATTGGTGCTGTTTAATtgcagtggaagaagaagaggatgaggaggttGAAGAGGAAGCGCCGAAAGATGAGGCAGAGATCTAAGTGAGAGGAGCAGCTGCGTGGAGCTCGTTCGCATGGCGGTTCTTCTATCCCCCAGGGTTTTGGATCTTGTCAGACTTAGCGGTTTGTTTAGAATTAATGTGAaaccttttgtgtttttatctgTTTATCTTTGCTACATTTCTTACtatttaattgaaatttgacTGCTTTTTATAATTTGGCTATGAGGATTGCTTTGTTTTGAAGAAATTGTGATTTTACatgtttgatttgtttttgttgattttttacaTTGGGGTTTATTTGAGTAAAATGTTAAATTTTGGGTAGAAATCAATTAGTTTAGTTAACCCTAAACACCCATTTGAATTTGGTGAAAAGTTTGAGGATTTCTCGAATTTTGCAAATGGTTGaggatttttcaaaatttgtgaAGTTTTAGGAAAGATATAAGAGTTGGTTTTTTATTCCTAGAAAAATGGGGGAATTTTTAGGGAAAGTGCTGGGTAAAATGTAACGACTTGTCCCCAAATAttacggttcggatcgttacaTAAAATCCATCATTGATCCTTCCTAAATTCTTCTCTAAacataaatttgaaaaaaaaagtcatcCAACCCTTTATTAAGCTTCTCATTTGTAAGAAATTTCCTCAACTTTTCATAGTCTTGCGGGTTCACAAATTTTTCAGAACTTGGAACCTCTTTATCTTATTATGGTCTTGCGGATTTGGATGAGTGCTGCTATGTTCGCTACTTTTCCACCTATCTTATAACCAAAATACAGATCACAAATTCATGTAAGGTTGTGCATAGCAACATTCATTCAGATTTGTTTAGGAGGATTATGATTATCCAAAGTATGTTTTTAAGAAATGTTTGGTGACCAAGGAATGTGTAGTCATCCACCATTAGATTTTGATCATGGGTGGAGATTAAATGAATGAGCTTTTAAATCTCAAACTCTTGATATAAAATCTCAAGGGTGTTTGACCATGAATCCTTAATCTGTGACCAAGAGAATGAGGCACTTATATATGTATCTTGATGAACTGGTATGCTTGCTAGGTTTGGTTGGTGTACCACGTTACTGGTCCAACCATACTCATAAAAATTGAATCTCTGCATTGTGTTGGACAAGCATTTGGTGTcttgaggaggaagaaattctACGGTTTTGCACCGGATCAGCTCAACCATATGGTCAAGACACAAAGAACCACCCTACCCTACCTCCTTgattttcatcttcacacttaccTCATTTTTTATCCCACCCTCTTTCGTCCGAAAACTAAACTAGGACCAAAAAAAGGGTGGGGTCAAAGAGTGGAGTAGGGGTTGGTATAACAATTGAGGGTGTGGTGTAAGGTGGTTGTTCTGTCTGGGACATAGGGGTTCTGGTTTCCCTATGCTAGAATTTCTATCTTTTGTGACCCAAATAAGGAGTTATGCTCTTTGTGAGTGTGGTCGGACAGGTGACGTGGTCCACCGGCGTAATCTAGAACATGCGCAAGGAATTTTGAGAAAAGGTAGTGGATTTAGATTTAACGAAGAGGATTAACGATGATCCGCATTATGTTTTTATATCTAGAAGTAGAAACATTCTTGCCTAGAAGTACATGTAGTTGGTAAAAGAGTCGGTGTGTCTAGTATTATTGATTTCGATTCTTTGCATCCATGTGGAATTAAGTAGCAGAGTATCGATCAAATTCTTGTTTACTGTTTAAGGACTCCGGTGGTGTTCAGTGTGCATGCTAGTTGAGGAAGCATAAATGGTGGAACCCTAAAAGGAGGGATTACGCTTTTTGTGAGAGTGGTCCGACGGACGACTTGGTCCTCCGCCAAATCGGAGAATTTCCCTGAGTGAAGCCTGTCGCACCCAGTTCAAATTAGATTATCACGGAGTTTTACCAGTATaatattaggaaaactaatgaaaagtgtttgaaaactttgagttttaatgataaggacaaaataaagggtaaagtgaatagtaccaggattgactttttagtgtaaaaatgtggtttttcgttaaagtgaacggtaccgggagcttttcattaaagttccctgtAATATTTTCAAACACATTATATGTTGGACATTttacaaacacattttctgctaCAAGTAATCTGCTTACACCCCCATCGATCAATTTCTGGGTTCATGTACGTATTGAGAGTGAGCTAAATCGTGCCATTTCTTCTACTATTCGCGCCTATCTTCTTTAGTTCCTCAAATGCAAGTACCGTCTCCGAATCAAAACCTCCTGCAAACTGAATTTTCTGTGTGTGAGTACCTGGTGTAACGAATTAACAAGTAGGTCAAGAAATTTGGAACGGCGTTTGTGAAGCATTTCACTACCTGGTGTACCCGGAAAGCGAATCGGACGCCTTGAAGCAGGAGATTTTCTTCTCTTGAGCATTCACTGGACTGCACTTCTCTAGTAATCCTCTTCATGAACTCCTTGGCTAGCCTCAGCGAGCTCAGTTTCATCTGCAAATAGTTATGTGTACAAGATATACGGTTTGTATCAATCGATGGTTTTCAGTGAAATGAGATGTTTTCAAATGAATGTGCGTGAATCCACCCCTTGCTTCAAATCCACTCCTTGGGTATTGTCGTTAGCACTCTGAAACAGTCGTGGAGTGAAAAAATATTATCTTAGAGTGTTAATAACAACTTTCTTATTCTTTGCGAACTGCTATCTACAGTCTCGTAGAATAGTGTTGTCAATTCATGTtcacaattttcaaattttatagcTTCAACATCATTGTTAATCAATTGAAAGTTGAAACTAGATGGGGGTTTGCTTAGCTAGAAAGAGTTCAAATATTTTGCCTTTATTTTGTGTGGGCCTTTCTGTGGCTCCTATCATTGATTAACACGTGTTCATAAGTTGAACTCTTCTTAACTCTATTGTCATAAATTTAACCCTCCTTAACTTTGTTGTCATAAATTTAACCATTTTTTAACTTTGTTGACATAAACTTAACTCGTATCATTCAATGATAGAGTGCAAAAAAATTGATCCCGGCTAAAAAGCGTAGATATTTGGTCACTTGGGCTCTAATTAACCACAATTTAGTACCACTTTAATGGAAGTCAAAAGTAAACATAGGATTAACTCTTTCATAAATTATTATCTGAATGATTGCCAAATTAAAGTTATTGGTAAGCCATAGTTATCTACCTACCTGACCCATCAGCCCTGTGTCCAGCATCCATTCCCATGGGATCTGAAAATCCCTGTACCTCTTGCTGGCAGTCTCCCTTGTTCTTTCTGTGCTGCTCACACTTCTTTCCAACCTGCAAAAGCGGACTTCTGACGTTAGACGAGGTGATATTCTAAACTGCTGCTCCAATCTCCAATCAACTGACCTAACACGCATCTGCAATTTTTGATATCAATGGAATAGCACGTCTGCAATTTTTGATATCAATGTAAGACTAATAAGCTATTGTACTCCACGCTTACCTGTCTTGTAATGCCTCCATTCTTCTCAGAGCAAGGATTGATGGCTCCTTCATGTTGTCCTCAAATGATGAGGCTTCGTTTTTCAGATTCCTCAGGTCTCTGTAGCTGAAAGCGGCTTCTCGCAGCGTGTCTGCTTTTCGTTCCGGCCACTGCGGGAAGTGCTTCAACACTGCTCTTTCATCCACTAAAGAAGATAGCTGCCGATCCAGCCAATTTACAAATGCTTCCACATCTGCGATGTTTGTAAATTTTGCAGACTCCACCTCACTGATCAAGAAATTTATGAATTCTCCTTGCGTTTCGACCTCCGACTTTATCTGTCCATGAATGTAGAAATTAGTATTAGAAATATTTCTTGTATGACTttcttttgatttattcaattcaatgtGCGGAAATCATTTGTTAATTAACTTACTGCTAAAACGTAAGATGAACGGTTTTCGATTTCTCCGATCATGTTCTTAGTAAGTGCAAAAGCATGAACTCCTGCTGGGTTGGCTTTGTTCTCCAGGTGTGCATCTTTCCTTGTAAGTGAACGGTACAGCTCAATTACTTCCGGCACACGTCGCACTCCTCTTGACCCGATTAATGATTTTGagggcggaggaggaggaggcggtGCTAGTGCTGAAGGCCCTTTATTTTCCTTTACCTCCTTGAACAAAGcagggggaggaggaggaggcctcGGTGTTGATGGTGTTGCATTGGTTGGTAATAATCCTGCTGCCGGTCTTTCCTTTATGGCTTGAGATTCCGTGAAGTCTACTTTCGGATTCGGTTTCTCTTTCACTGGACTCTGCTCCAATGCACTGTGCTCCAACGTGCTTTGAAACTTCTTCCAGAGCACAGATTTCCTCTCATTGTTGTGTGCTTTGAGGGAAGTTATTTGAGCTTTAAGACGACCAACTTCTTGCTTCAGTTCATGGTTTTCTTTCTCCAACGAGCCGTTCTTTTCGAGAGAGGCTTCGAGTTCTTTCCTGAGAAAGACGACGATCTCGGAGCTTTCATCTTCTTCTGGCATCCTCCGAGTCTGCTATGCTTTCACTGGAAGGAGATAGCTAGAGGTGACAAATGAGTTGCTGGCTCGTTCCTCTTTTATGTTATGTTGTCTTACTTTTGATGTAAGGCTTGGTGGGTTC
Protein-coding regions in this window:
- the LOC126588737 gene encoding 6-phosphofructo-2-kinase/fructose-2,6-bisphosphatase-like isoform X1; translated protein: MGTGASKRTDDGSHGGHEPEEEEYLDQGGGQLYVSLKMENNYKLKKGELLPHVFGSVPLVGSWDASKALSMERESTSMWELSFVVPSNHETLDFKFLLKPKNNAPAPCVVEEGPNRQLIGGALQGDQRLAIFRLSSDEVLEYRVFIKADRVSPFDLAASWRAYQDNLRPSAVRGIPDVSLGTVPEIGEENCSSASLELDLEYYVVPAPSTSANSGHVYAANMTETPRSLNLSGVADGSTSASHTFKDGGVSADRHATTKEMEVVIPDSSNLSSSSGMVESKSVGTFSPFQKQDHRGLFVDRGVGSPRLVKSSSTSTFSESRFDGEKKNSIPEAAGAVAAAAVADQMLGPKEDRHLAIVLVGLPARGKTFTAAKLTRYLRWLGHDTKHFNVGKYRRLKHGANQTADFFRPDNPEGIEARNEVAALAFDDMVSWMQEGGQVGIFDATNSTRKRRNMLMKLAEGKCKIIFLETLCNDERIIERNIRLKIQQSPDYAEQPDFEAGLQDFKNRLAYYETVYEPVEEGSYIKMIDMVSGHGGQLQVNNISGYLPGRIVFFLVNTHLTPRPILLTRHGESMDNVRGRIGGDNPLSDTGEIYAKKLANFVEKRLKSERAASIWTSTLERAILTASPIVGFPKIQWRALDEINAGVCDGMTYEEIKKNMPDEYEARMKDKLRYRYPRGESYLDVIQRLEPVIIELERQRAPVVVISHQAVLRALYAYFADRPLKEVPHIEMPLHTIIEIQMGVTGVQEKRYKLMD
- the LOC126588737 gene encoding 6-phosphofructo-2-kinase/fructose-2,6-bisphosphatase-like isoform X2, with protein sequence MGTGASKRTDDGSHGGHEPEEEEYLDQGGGQLYVSLKMENNYKLKKGELLPHVFGSVPLVGSWDASKALSMERESTSMWELSFVVPSNHETLDFKFLLKPKNNAPAPCVVEEGPNRQLIGGALQGDQRLAIFRLSSDEVLEYRVFIKADRVSPFDLAASWRAYQDNLRPSAVRGIPDVSLGTVPEIGEENCSSASLELDLEYYVVPAPSTSANSGHVYAANMTETPRSLNLSGVADGSTSASHTFKDGGVSADRHATTKEMEVVIPDSSNLSSSSGMVESKSVGTFSPFQKQDHRGLFVDRGVGSPRLVKSSSTSTFSESRFDGEKKNSIPEAAGAVAAAAVADQMLGPKEDRHLAIVLVGLPARGKTFTAAKLTRYLRWLGHDTKHFNVGKYRRLKHGANQTADFFRPDNPEGIEARNEVAALAFDDMVSWMQEGGQVGIFDATNSTRKRRNMLMKLAEGKCKIIFLETLCNDERIIERNIRLKIQQSPDYAEQPDFEAGLQDFKNRLAYYETVYEPVEEGSYIKMIDMVSGHGGQLQVNNISGYLPGRIVFFLVNTHLTPRPILLTRHGESMDNVRGRIGGDNPLSDTGEIYAKKLANFVEKRLKSERAASIWTSTLERAILTASPIVGFPKIQWRALDEINAGVCDGMTYEEIKKNMPDEARMKDKLRYRYPRGESYLDVIQRLEPVIIELERQRAPVVVISHQAVLRALYAYFADRPLKEVPHIEMPLHTIIEIQMGVTGVQEKRYKLMD
- the LOC126588739 gene encoding protein CHUP1, chloroplastic-like, with protein sequence MPEEDESSEIVVFLRKELEASLEKNGSLEKENHELKQEVGRLKAQITSLKAHNNERKSVLWKKFQSTLEHSALEQSPVKEKPNPKVDFTESQAIKERPAAGLLPTNATPSTPRPPPPPPALFKEVKENKGPSALAPPPPPPPSKSLIGSRGVRRVPEVIELYRSLTRKDAHLENKANPAGVHAFALTKNMIGEIENRSSYVLAIKSEVETQGEFINFLISEVESAKFTNIADVEAFVNWLDRQLSSLVDERAVLKHFPQWPERKADTLREAAFSYRDLRNLKNEASSFEDNMKEPSILALRRMEALQDRLERSVSSTERTRETASKRYRDFQIPWEWMLDTGLMGQMKLSSLRLAKEFMKRITREVQSSECSREENLLLQGVRFAFRVHQFAGGFDSETVLAFEELKKIGANSRRNGTI